The stretch of DNA attatgtatagggcaaacataaaaaaaacggaGAATAAATTTTGCACCAATTTTGCGTGATTGCTATTTTTGATGAATATTTCGCCTTCACTACATACAAGGCCGCGTGCATCCCGTGAGCCACAGGATGGTCACCACTGCATTAGATCAATTGTAATCTCAATCAATATTCGAAGTGAAACAGTGTGAAAATCAATCACAGTTACAATTCTTTTTTCTGAGTGTACCGGTATTTTCAGGTTTTTCATCCAAGACACAAACCTGTGTATTGCAAGAGAAGGCGCGTCGACTTACTACCAGATTGCGGACATCTTGAAAGATTACtgtattttgtaaacaaattacaTTACGATTAAAATTGGCAAATGAACTTTATTCTGGTGCAAAAGTTTCGTCTTCATAAAGATCgtatgttttcaaacaaaaatacttATACTACTTATACTTGCAACAATTCAGATTCTCTGACGCGTCGTATCAACAATCTTGCTCCCATTTGTcgaataaattgaaattttcatgaaaacaattactctttcgtttccatCCTTACTGATTACATACATCGCTCACCCCACCATCTAAGTGAAGAAAATGTCTCACCTTCTATAAAATAAACACATTGGCCACAAGTTGCCCTGccctatgaaaataaaaaaaaacaaacacattcCGAGCATGACAGTTAGcatcaaataaacaaaaacaaatgtttatgggCTTTAAAATGTGACGAATGTAATCAGATTTAAAATAAATGCAACCCATCTCGGTGTGATTCTAGGATTGGACAAGTTTTAAAATGGCCGATTCATTCGCCGAAAAAGCTGTCTGGGATGACCTATCCAATATTCCAGCCGATCCGCCTAGAATGCGAGACATCTGCCGGAAGTGCGAGTGAGTATAGTCTACTACATTTCAGTGTTGATCATTATCGAACATATCGGGTTTCTAGACGACCAGTGCCAGTATGTTGGTGTTCCGCCTTACCACCCCAACCGCTGGTCCCCAAAAGCAGAATCATATTACTTCAGCATCCGGCTGAAGAGAAACGAGCGCTTCGAACGGCTCCCATGCTATCGGTTGGACTTGCGCCAGGGAAATGTCTCATTTATAAAGGTAACGTGATAGGTGGTTGCAACGTTTCGTTATTGTGAACACAACATATATTTCCCACAACCAGGCAAGAAATTCCCGAAGTTCGACTCCGAATTAGAGGCAATCCTGGCAGACGAGAAATCCCTACTACTCTATCCCAGCATCAATTCTATTCCAATTGAGCAGTTGGATCTTTCCCAGGGCCCGTTTAACCTGGTGCTCATCGATGGTACATGGCCCCAGGCCAAAGCTATCTACACGAGCTCTTCCATCCTGCACGGTATGCGCCAGGCCAAGCTTGTCCGATCTGGCAACAGCAACTACATCATCCGAACGCAACCAACGGACGGCTGTTTGAGTACACTCGAGACAGCTGTCGAGGCGTTAAGCATTTTGGAACAGGATGATTCCTACAAAGAACAACTTCTGCGTCCACTGCATGCGCTTTGTCAGTTCCAGCTGAATAATGGGGCCGTCACCCATCAGTCAAAGGAGTTTTTAATTAAACATAACCAATACCCGAAATTGATTGGGAAAAGGCTGAACAGGTTACTCAGGAATGCGGAGAATCTCCAGGATCACGAAGGGGAAGCAGAAATAAAACATTGATTTTGTGTTTTTACCAGTTTTATTGATAATTACCTCTTTATATATGAGTAATTCATATAACATAAAATAGTGAGATAAATCTGTTGCTTATATGGTATTTACATTCACTCTACGCACTCTTTGCTGTAAATAAACCTAGAATtaaagaataaactttttctCGCAGGAACACTCCGAACCAATAACATTCGTTTTTGATTATTGTTATATCATCTCTGATTTAAATAAGGATTTATTCGATAACAGACGTAACAATTGGTTGAATGgaatttcattttctttttttcactgCGAATTTCTTAGGGATCCATCCAATAATAAATTCAgttaggtgtgtgtgtgtgtgcagtaAAACTTATCACGAGCCGATTTAATCTAAGGTGAAATTAACAGATCTCGACCCGAAAACAAATAAAGCTTATTCTACGTGAGGCGCCGCGGCGTTCTCCTGTTCCGTCTAaatatatatgcataaaaagttACAGGGTTCTCTACGAATACATTCAAAAATGTGTTGTGGTTTCGTCTTCTCTGTCTGACACTGTTTGCCAGAATTAATCATCTAGTTGATTTTGGTTTCTCCACCCGGCTCAGATGGGATTCGTAAAtagattttgttgatttttttttcatgttcaataCTGAGTACATAGAAACTTTCTATATCTTGCCAATTTATTTTGTCCTGAACTTTGCTCGTCTGTAAGCATGTTGGACAGAACTTCATTGCTGTGTTTTATTCCTTTTCCAGAGCCCATCGAATACTAGCTGCTGCTGACCTACTAAATATCTATATTATAAAAAGCGTATTCAAAAAATAACCCTATGTCTTTGTTGTTGTTCTCGAATTGTTCCATTTGATGGAACGTTtggtattttgtttttttttttgcttcctaaaattagatgaaaaaatatttattcggAAAAGGTGCCTTGCGTTTTGCACTTTCTGTAGTTGCTAGTTGGTAGTATATtctgctatagaatccgataacgCTGTCGTTTCAATTATTATACACAGATTTCTTTCTCTTGAGACCTGTTCATTGTGGTACGAATACTCTAGGAATGTAATCCTAGAATCCAATATAAAGCTCAAATTCAGGTATGGACTAGTGCTGTTTCTATTCCAAAAAGTGTTGATTCCAAAATGAATACCTCCAATCTCTCTaagaaaaacaaatccttctTTAAAAATAGGGTATTAGGCGTGTCCGCGCAGAGAAATTAATGTTTTATCCCTGTTGAGTGAACTACTGCGTCCATTgatttgaactattgtggtatgcccaattattttttattgcgCTTCAAGCTTGCCTACAGCTTATTGAGAAAGGCGGAGCTCAATGGTAGCTGTAGCGAGATAAGTTCCAATCAGGAATAACTTTCCTTTCCTTACGCTCTCGGCATCACAAAAGCGACAGAATCATCTTGTACGAAACCTAAATTCCGAAGATGtgcggacagtgtcctgttatatgaccagtgaatgtgctgaagtctttcacGTTTCACGTACGCGTATGCGAGAAGGTTATCGTAATTTCCTTGTCTGCAAGCAACCGAACAGGACGCTGAAGCAAAGTTTGGTTGCCATAAAGACGCGTTCAAAAACTGTCcaacaaggttttgacgaagtacgaagTATACATTTGAATGGATAACGAAACGTATGTGAAGATCTATTTTGGACAGCTCCGCGATAGGAAtcctatccgcgttgacggcattgagcttcgtattacgaaatgggggagcaggcatgacaatatggggtccagaagaaattaacacacttttaaaataaaaattatgaatgaaaattatttttcccaaatcaaattagtactctatgtaaaataaaatcacgtttgtttgcaagtaatgaaaaaatatcatacaaaaattgtgcctAAAGGTAACttaatattataatggtaaattttggtggaaatatctaaaaactcatagaaaatagtttaaattagggtcaaaacaacgtacttctagtaggtaaataacaccaaggaaaaattttaaaaatttaaaactgccttaaggccgactaatctgatagagaatagttggcttcatacaaactaatgtcgtatccagatgccGACACCATTctaccgtcaacgcgaataaggCCACTGCCAGAGGAGATGTTCCCAGCAAATGtaagttcgttttcgctgataaacTTTCCAGGAAGTTTCCgatttggcaagggatttgCAGGACACAGCACCAAACCAAGTTACAATaagacaatggactcgaaaatATATAGAgaagagtgcctgcagaaacgtcTCCTACCGTTTATTACGGCTCACAAAGGTTCGGTGAAGTTTTGGGCAGATTTGGTAAGCTACCACCACATCCGAGAGGTGCTCCAGCAATACCATGACAATTGGGGTGATTATATAATTTATTTGCCCCCGATTCCACCCAATCCAAAAATATTAGGTAATTGTGAAGCGGAAATTCAAGAAGGGCGCCAAAGTgactcgggatgctgcagacatgaaaTGATCGTGGAAaaaaatggccgctgaggttgaccaacagagaaTCCTAACATTGATGGagggtatccgaagaaaagtacgaatATTCATCAAAACTCTAACGGAATATGTTTTTTAATATGTATATTTTCtgaaacaataaattatctgctttttgatataaaaacattttttgtacttCTAACCAATCCCGAGATAAAACTGATTTTGTGATTCTgggttctaaatgaatcaagcgtTTTATACGATGGGTATGAATGAATTGTGGGCTCAAAACACATTGTCAGGAACCTTAATTCTTTGTTTGACCACTTCCTCACAAAAAACTGGTAACGGAGGTAACTCATCATGCAAAAAGTTTGTGCTATTGAAAAAGTGTCGGCACAGTTGCTATATTAACAAGACACTGCTATCGCGAGCACTTCATAAACCTACCATAACCGACACAACGAAGAACAATACAAATATTCGAGCTAAGACATGCCTTCCAGACAATTTGTCTGAGGAAAACCTTCGGAGACACATTCAGCTAAGACTGCCAAGAAACAGCAGCAATAACTCACCGAGATCATCAACCAATTCGTTACACCGTCCGCATTTAGAATCCACTAAAAAGAAGAAGGATAAGAACAGAATAGCTACAATCTTTTCCTTGAGGCACCGATGCCGTCGAATTGACAGATATTGTAGTGTGAGCATTTGAGTCCTGGATATCCTAGGAAACTGCTTGAAATCGTCGTTCTCAACACGTTGGCGACGTGCACAGAAAGTGAACGCGGATTCTCGAAGAATCAATTCTGATTCCGAAACGATAGATTCATCACGGTAGATACCATCCTGTCAGTCGCCAAAGCAGTAAAAAAGCATTGAGGCGGAAAAAAGCGTCAAGCCCACCCCGGATCTTTAGGAGGAGGTAAAAGCGCCACGAATCAGATTATGATACGTACTGGTTCATGCTCAGCAGAGTAAGAAGAACCAATCGCCTTATGCATGACATCCTGAGACTGAGCGGAGTTTGTACGAAGACATAGGTACGTGTATGTCCTGCCAAGAATGAGGAGCTGAGTTTCTGCTAGGAACGGAATCTCATGCAGCCCGTATGATGTGGGACCCGACATGGTCATTACGGACCGCTCTTTTCCCTTCGACCATCGGCAATTTCTCGAAACGGTCCAACAGAAAACCAAATTGATCACATCGGCATCAACCGAAAGTGGAGAAGGAGTCTTCTTGATATCCGCAACAAGCGCATTGCCGACATTGCATCTGAACACCATCTTGATCGTGTTGAACGATGTGAGAAGATCGTCGGATGCCGATACAACGTCCCAGGCTGAAGAATCCAGAGTTGAGAAGGACATGCTTCGTTCAACTTCAATCCCGAACCTCGAAACTTCCAACCAATGGAACTGATCAAGAACAATGGAAGATCCTCAAGAATAGCTTTGTTACTACCGTAAATGGTAATAAGACATTTCTCACTGCCTTAGTGGAGTTTGGACGAATGCCGCTAAAAGACCGAGCAGGTAAACTTTTGACATGGAATGTATTGTATGTGGCTCAGCAGGGGAGGCTTACTCAACTAGATAGGAAACCACTCGCCTCAAGCTAGAAGTCCTGGGAATGAGCGAAGTCCGTTGGTGGAACACTAGAGAACGCAAGACATTACATTGGCAAATGTAAAGCTCAAGATCAGCTCAAGCGTTAGGTTTGACACTTCGATAAGCTCTTTCGAGTCTCGAACAGTGATGACCAATAGAACCCGCAATTTACAGTTATGATAGTGCATCGATCATCCGCGTCAAATCTGAAACCCCGTCGTTGGTGAAAATCTATGTGGCTATCACAAACATGAAGTCCAACAAGCGCCAGTAATTGACTGATCAAACCCTATCAATAGAGATGTAGCATCAACTCTTCAGCGATATCTGGGAAACTGTGCATTTCCAGGCCAACTGAATGCAGGGCATCTTGGTTTAAATTcccaagagaaaaaaaagatattgctgTGTATGAATCTAAAAGTACTCTCAACCAGAACAGGAAGAAAAATGACGCTATTTTAGAGAATAGCAAGCCGAGTTCCGTGCCATTTGATCATGCGAGGATCACATACCTACTCTTCGGATCATATCAAACCAAGTCAACGAGTTCCaggattttgacgtgggactacttctaaccggaatatatggggggtaaaatagaAACCTAACCACagaacaagcaggaaaaaatgaaagatttcgagtgcttataactcgaacatttcttaatagatcggaaagttgtttgcatcaattgataggaaatatttctaggcaattgaataactgtaaaatgtcaagcgctatctaaGCGCTCTAACTGCTTGATTGGCCCTATTTAgggatttccccaacacaaaaaccaagccaCCTTACATtgcatggcgtttgttcaaatttttcactTACACAGcacatatgttgaattcaattgaattcgaacattGTTTCATTaagtcaataatttaatcaatacaaacaaattattactaagccaatggtagtcgcacgtcaaccttgcggttatatcatatatataacccaccctttttttttctataagaaTACATTGATTCTGAAAAAGCCTTTGTCCGACTCAATCGAGAAAATATTTTGGCCACACCCTTGCGTAGGAAGGGGGTCCTAGAGAAGCTCGGTCATCCCATCGGAGCTCATAATGAGACATGCTTGTGAAAAATGCTGCACCACGATGTCTTGTCGGAACCTATACGCGTTACTGCTGTAGTGAGAAAAGAATGAATATTATCACTCTTTCTTATCCTCATGGATAATATCCTaactgaagatatttatagttgaccaaatcaatttattttattgaccaATTACGATGGAATTTTTAACCATAAAACATCTAAACAATCTTGACCTGACCGACGACGTTTTCTTATTCGCTCAGCGAGGAGCTGATATGCAGGGTAAGCTTGATGACCAAGTCGAAAATATATCCACACGGGCCAGGTAGACTCGGTGTGCCTTCGTAGATCTCCGGAATATTTGGAGCTCAAGCCAGATCCCACTACGTACGAACACCCGTATATGTCACTCAAACGTCAAATACATTCTACTGTACGGCTGATAAACTTGTCGTGTCTCTGCAGGTTCGTTAATCGTTCATGACACAGAAAAAGAGCAAACTCAGAGGCTCCTCACAAGGAAACTCAGATGCGGATAACAAGGCTGCTGACAATAAGTAAGATATCCCTCTTCatgtagaaatatttctaatatgaataaaaaaaaaattttttaactgCGAGTTTTTCTTTAGGTATGTTTTGCTGTGCACATACCTTATAACGATTCCAATTGCAAGAAAACATGGGTCCATTACCGTTACAACCAAACCCCAACAACTCCGGTAATGGCACTGAACTACTAGCTAGTGAAATTGAACGGAATAATTTGTAAAAAAGTTCAGTCAAAGGCACAAAGCTGTTATCCTTCACAATAACGCTCGACCACACACTGAACAAACAGTTGTTTATTCAAGCCGATGCAGCGCGGATCCTGAATCGTAGAAGAAACCGACAATCAGCATCGAATTctatagcatgatatttgaccTCAAAAAGATATAACAGGACTAACAGTATTTACAACAACACAATCAAATGTGCAACTAAAATTAAACCTTATCTTCTGTTTTACAGAATTCCTACGACAACATTTGCCTCGTCACAATTCATCTTCCCGAGCGGTTTGTTCTTTGATGTTTATCTGCCAAATGTTCAATTTTTGGGTTTATTTACTGTATTAGTGATTATCATGTTATTATGGAATATAATCTGTTTCTATCAAgcttgtttcgttttttttctgtgtgttTACCTATTTGTCTCTTAATATAAATCCATAGCGTTTATCTTAGATCTATAATACATCTATGCATTGAGTGTCAGTATTTTTTGGTTTCTGGCTTGCATTCTCCAACAGTTGTACTGATCCATTCGAGCATATTCACCTCACTCCCATACCCTATACGGCGAAAAATAGGCGGTGGTGAGTCCTACTTTACACTTAAAATATGTGTTGCTACAAACACAAGTTTACCTTTATAAATGTACAAAATATTCGGTAAAAATGATGGAAGGTTTATCACCTGTCCAAAAGATACACTTCAACAGAAACAGAACAATTATCAGACAAAAGCGCTTCAATTTTACTATTGAGCTCCGATATTGAAGGAATATAACCAATAATGTAACATACGTGAAAACACGATGTGATGGGGCGATATTAGATTGCAACATCATACTAATAAGATTCCCAGTTTACTTGTGTGTAGAATATCTTGATTCATGTTACGTGTACGTGTGCCACAACTCAGACCACAATAGGCTGTCAACAGAACAGTCTGAAGGTAACATCAAGCGGAAGTGAAAGCGTATTCACGATTTGTCCTGCGCGAAAGTGTCACAAAAAGATCATGATGTCTATGCAAAACTTTGGCACGATTGTCATCATTTTCGTGAAAATGCGAACCATTTCTCCGGAAAAGTTCTAAATGACATAATGGAACACCCTATAAGCCGTGGTTAGAATGTCTGGGTAACCCGTTAAACGGGATTTAGCGCGTGAAAAGGATGAACAGTTATATTATGCATCCGGAAACTGCCAGGAACTGATGGCATACACAGGGTACGGAAATCCAATCAAAATTCGCGGTTCGTCTGATCTAGGCGATTGTCGAAGATGACTTATGTATCGAGTAGTAGTgctcaaaaaaattgaatacacattttgagcaaaaaaaaatgaaaaatagtcTTCAAGACGTATTGAAGAAGAACTGCAAAATTTTAGCGTTTGTTCTCGTCGTACAttctaatatttttaaaaatctcgaatagaaaaaaaatcgaactctGGTTGATTATGGATCGAACCGTAACGTCACTATCGTCGTCAAATACTCATTATTACTGTCAACTTTGTGATCTGTGAAGATGAAATTTGTGCAAGTtggtattttttacataaaaatttcAGTGGGTTTTCTAATATTTCGCACATAGTTGAAATCACTCATCTCCAGCACAATTATTCCGATCTGATATTCACTGTACGTGTGTGTTTATGCAATTGCTTGGAAACGGTTTCACTTCAAATACATACACTCCTCTTCTATGCTGATTCGTTACTAGATAGTAGTTGTTCTACGTTGATCTATTATATTAAATACTATCGTTTGCTCTCTCTCTTGTCGGAAGTTCCTTGCATCATTTGTCTCAACAGTATTGGATTACAAGCGAGTTAATTTTTCCTGCATATATTAGAAGCATTGTAGACcttgtttcatttaatttttcgttTGTCTAGATGTATGTATGGGTAAGTAGGTTATATTCTCCCCAATCTTGTGTTATAGCAAACTATAGATTTATCTTTCTGTATATTGCCAGTTAGAACATATTTTTCACGTTTACTTCTGCCAGGATTTGAAATGCAACTCAACAATCGTTCTCTTACTTCATATCTAGAaggtttttcatcaaattatgCTGAAATGTGGactattttaaatatttcagcaaccaaacaattaacacatttttttcgaattctgcacttatccaacattttcaacaaaagttcGTGCCCTAGTTGTAGCTCACTTTCGATGTGCCGATAAAATCAACCTATCGTAACACAACATATAATAAATACACGGTTTTTTCCACTATCACTTTCGACCCGCGCACACACCCCTGCTTACTCCCTTAATTTATGCCAATCGGCAATCTGTCGACGGGGAGAATTGCACACCTCCTTCCAATGATTCAATGCCGAACCGGTACTCCGTGGACCGCCCAGCTCAAGGCGTCCGATGACTTCATTCTTCGTAACCCGATCCCAGTCTAGCAGCATCAGTTCGAGGGAAACACCCTCCAGCACGGCCCCGGTCCCCTCGGTGGATGGGATGTCGAACGCGAAGCTTTCGTTGAACACCGGACTCAGTGTTCTCTTCTTCACGTGAGTTTTCTTCTTAGCGATCCGTTGTCCATTGTAGAGCAGATAGATCTTGACGTATGGGTCGGCCAATCCGGTGACATCCATTCGGGGTAAGTTGCGAGCCTTCAGCAAAACAACTGTGAGTCGGGCAGCAGCCGGCTGCCAGCAGAGTGATATCAGCAGTTCTCCACGGCCTTGGGCACGAATCTTCAAGCTTCTGGGTTGAATCTCCCGGCTGAGAGCTACCTGTTGGCTTTCGATTTGCTGCAGATCTATTCCGCTCAGTGGGCAAACAACTTCACCAATAACGTCATCTCGGCTGTACCGATCGAAGCTGAGCACAACGAAGTGCAGCGACATTCCGGCCAGCTCGGTCAGGGTCAGTCCGTAGAAAGTGAAATCCTCATGGTACACCGGGTTCCGTGTGTTGCGAACGACCCTGGAAATGGAAACGAATCGAGTTAAATCGTTGATCCAAAAAGGTTAATTATGTCAGCCATTTAGttcattaaaattttcaaaatagttACGTAATGACCCTGTCATCACCAAGCAGGTTAATTTTCATACCATTTGATTTAATCCGGTCATCAGAAGTTGGATCAATGCTTATTTATTACACTGAGtatcaataatttttaaatactaAATAATATATAACCAAGTCTCGACTAAAGGGTGGAACGACCATAAAGTGGTTAACTTCCACGTAGTATTAATCccaaaatcgattatttggaaaaaaaaatggaaacccCAATTTTTGTTGGCACAGGCGTGAAGAATGATGTGCCTACTTTGTGTTCAGGCACACTCTCTTCAGTTGTCAAAATGGCATCCACGCAAGAGGAACGGCGTTTCAAAATTATGCACGCGCAACAAGAATTCCCGCTTATGTCGCATAATCAGTTAGCGAAAAAGCTCAATGTGCCTCAAACGACGGTGTCTCAactgcccaaatatgcatggttgacaTGGATAGTAACTAACATAAAAATTAGCATATGTAGCTTGCTACAATATGTTGAAATTCCTATTTAATACACTATTGactttgtgacgtgacaacactttgtggatcctgtttttttttcgcacagATCTTTTTGTCACGGCTCAAAATGCatgccgatttttttttctttggttcttgtgtggttttgttttttgaaaaaccttAAATACTGAAATATACGTTCATCtgttgttgacaaatcatagaacaaagttcgtTTCTATGTTTTTAaacggaattgaaaatacaacAATAATGGTCAACAGTCAGAAACCGCAAAAAgccaggtgtttttttttatccaaaatatatatttttattaaggctcatatggcgtcagcctaacggggccgggagttcaatatttcgacattgtttgcttacaactatgttagtaatatgtaaccgattactcgcggttggctcgaggttagtattacaagtgttctgataattggtatgttgcagtcttcgatgctctgtacgtgt from Toxorhynchites rutilus septentrionalis strain SRP chromosome 3, ASM2978413v1, whole genome shotgun sequence encodes:
- the LOC129775001 gene encoding tRNA-uridine aminocarboxypropyltransferase 2: MADSFAEKAVWDDLSNIPADPPRMRDICRKCERPVPVCWCSALPPQPLVPKSRIILLQHPAEEKRALRTAPMLSVGLAPGKCLIYKGKKFPKFDSELEAILADEKSLLLYPSINSIPIEQLDLSQGPFNLVLIDGTWPQAKAIYTSSSILHGMRQAKLVRSGNSNYIIRTQPTDGCLSTLETAVEALSILEQDDSYKEQLLRPLHALCQFQLNNGAVTHQSKEFLIKHNQYPKLIGKRLNRLLRNAENLQDHEGEAEIKH